Proteins found in one Acipenser ruthenus chromosome 18, fAciRut3.2 maternal haplotype, whole genome shotgun sequence genomic segment:
- the LOC117421938 gene encoding potassium channel subfamily K member 10 isoform X3, whose product MPACDAKPNDHCPLPRLSISSRTTMVSSMDNSSPSPQTVMKWKTVLAIFVVVVAYLVTGGLVFRALEQPFESNQKNTIALEKSEFLQKHPCVKSGELEALIQHAIDAVSAGVSPIGETSNNMSHWDLGSAFFFAGTVITTIGYGNIAPSTEGGKIFCIFYALFGIPLFGFLLAGIGDQLGTIFVKSIARVEKVFRKKQITQTKIRVISTIMFILLGCIVFVTIPAVIFQSIEEWETLDSLYFVVITLTTVGFGDYVAGGNKIIHYREWYKPLVWFWILVGLAYFAAVLSMIGDWLRVISKKTKEEVGEIKAHAAEWKASVRAEFRETRRRMSTDIHDKLQRAATMRSMERRRLGLDQRAHSLDMLSPEKRAVFASLDTDRFKTSSQESIDAKLNNLRLRMSEQYDQQGSSEDNIFNRFSSLTRLAKRNKNKDLKKNIPDDVKKIYENFGSCSTDEEKREDEQEKECNTSVPDFENTPRSELQNGSIPNVTKEYDNK is encoded by the exons ATGCCTGCCTGTGATGCAAAACCCAATGACCACTGCCCACTCCCCAGGCTGTCCATATCCTCCAGAACCACCATGGTCTCCAGCATGGACAACAGCTCCCCCAGCCCGCAGACCGTGATGAAGTGGAAGACCGTGCTCGCCATCTTTGTCGTGGTGGTGGCTTACCTGGTGACTGGGGGACTTGTGTTCCGGGCTCTTGAACAGCCCTTTGAAAGCAACCAGAAGAACACGATAGCCTTGGAAAAATCGGAATTCCTCCAGAAACATCCTTGTGTGAAGTCAGGCGAACTTGAGGCCTTGATACAG CATGCTATTGATGCTGTGAGTGCTGGAGTGAGTCCGATAGGAGAGACATCCAACAATATGAGCCACTGGGACCTCGGGAGTGCTTTCTTCTTTGCTGGGACCGTAATTACCACCATAG GTTATGGAAACATTGCTCCAAGTACGGAAGGAGGTAAAATCTTTTGTATCTTTTATGCCCTATTTGGAATACCTCTGTTCGGATTTCTACTAGCTGGAATTGGGGACCAACTTGGGACAATATTTGTGAAAAGCATTGCAAGAGTGGAGAAGGTATTTAGG AAGAAGCAGATAACCCAGACCAAGATCCGAGTGATTTCTACAATCATGTTCATTTTACTAGGCTGCATCGTGTTTGTCACAATTCCAGCTGTGATTTTCCAATCCATCGAAGAGTGGGAGACGCTGGATTCTCTGTACTTTGTAGTGATCACCCTCACAACTGTAGGGTTCGGGGATTATGTTGCAG GTGGAAACAAAATAATCCATTACCGGGAGTGGTACAAACCGCTGGTGTGGTTCTGGATCCTGGTCGGCCTTGCTTACTTTGCAGCAGTGCTTAGCATGATCGGGGACTGGCTGAGAGTCATATCgaagaaaacaaaagaagag GTTGGTGAGATAAAAGCTCACGCTGCTGAGTGGAAGGCTAGTGTGAGAGCAGAGTTCAGAGAAACCAGAAGGCGGATGAGCACAGACATCCATGACAAGCTCCAGAGGGCAGCAACCATGCGGAGCATGGAACGAAGGAGGCTGGGCCTGGATCAGAGAGCTCACTCCCTGGACATGCTGTCTCCAGAGAAAAGAGCCGTCTTCGCTAGCCTGGACACTGACCGCTTCAAAACATCTTCACAGGAAAGCATCGACGCCAAACTAAACAACCTGCGGCTCCGGATGTCCGAGCAGTACGACCAGCAAGGCTCCTCTGAGGATAACATCTtcaacagattcagttctttgaCCAGGTTGGCTAAGAGGAACAAAAACAAGGACCTCAAGAAGAACATTCCAGATGATGTCAAGAAAATATATGAGAATTTTGGGAGCTGCTCAACAGATGAAGAGAAAAGAGAAGACGAACAGGAAAAGGAGTGCAACACCAGCGTGCCAGACTTTGAAAACACACCGAGATCCGAGCTGCAGAATGGAAGTATACCCAATGTAACCAAAGAATACGATAACAAATAA
- the LOC117421938 gene encoding potassium channel subfamily K member 10 isoform X1, producing the protein MKFPIETPRKQVNWDPEVAVQSSMPACDAKPNDHCPLPRLSISSRTTMVSSMDNSSPSPQTVMKWKTVLAIFVVVVAYLVTGGLVFRALEQPFESNQKNTIALEKSEFLQKHPCVKSGELEALIQHAIDAVSAGVSPIGETSNNMSHWDLGSAFFFAGTVITTIGYGNIAPSTEGGKIFCIFYALFGIPLFGFLLAGIGDQLGTIFVKSIARVEKVFRKKQITQTKIRVISTIMFILLGCIVFVTIPAVIFQSIEEWETLDSLYFVVITLTTVGFGDYVAGGNKIIHYREWYKPLVWFWILVGLAYFAAVLSMIGDWLRVISKKTKEEVGEIKAHAAEWKASVRAEFRETRRRMSTDIHDKLQRAATMRSMERRRLGLDQRAHSLDMLSPEKRAVFASLDTDRFKTSSQESIDAKLNNLRLRMSEQYDQQGSSEDNIFNRFSSLTRLAKRNKNKDLKKNIPDDVKKIYENFGSCSTDEEKREDEQEKECNTSVPDFENTPRSELQNGSIPNVTKEYDNK; encoded by the exons ATGAAATTTCCAATAGAGACACCAAGGAAACAAGTAAATTGGGATCCAGAAG TGGCTGTTCAATCTAGTATGCCTGCCTGTGATGCAAAACCCAATGACCACTGCCCACTCCCCAGGCTGTCCATATCCTCCAGAACCACCATGGTCTCCAGCATGGACAACAGCTCCCCCAGCCCGCAGACCGTGATGAAGTGGAAGACCGTGCTCGCCATCTTTGTCGTGGTGGTGGCTTACCTGGTGACTGGGGGACTTGTGTTCCGGGCTCTTGAACAGCCCTTTGAAAGCAACCAGAAGAACACGATAGCCTTGGAAAAATCGGAATTCCTCCAGAAACATCCTTGTGTGAAGTCAGGCGAACTTGAGGCCTTGATACAG CATGCTATTGATGCTGTGAGTGCTGGAGTGAGTCCGATAGGAGAGACATCCAACAATATGAGCCACTGGGACCTCGGGAGTGCTTTCTTCTTTGCTGGGACCGTAATTACCACCATAG GTTATGGAAACATTGCTCCAAGTACGGAAGGAGGTAAAATCTTTTGTATCTTTTATGCCCTATTTGGAATACCTCTGTTCGGATTTCTACTAGCTGGAATTGGGGACCAACTTGGGACAATATTTGTGAAAAGCATTGCAAGAGTGGAGAAGGTATTTAGG AAGAAGCAGATAACCCAGACCAAGATCCGAGTGATTTCTACAATCATGTTCATTTTACTAGGCTGCATCGTGTTTGTCACAATTCCAGCTGTGATTTTCCAATCCATCGAAGAGTGGGAGACGCTGGATTCTCTGTACTTTGTAGTGATCACCCTCACAACTGTAGGGTTCGGGGATTATGTTGCAG GTGGAAACAAAATAATCCATTACCGGGAGTGGTACAAACCGCTGGTGTGGTTCTGGATCCTGGTCGGCCTTGCTTACTTTGCAGCAGTGCTTAGCATGATCGGGGACTGGCTGAGAGTCATATCgaagaaaacaaaagaagag GTTGGTGAGATAAAAGCTCACGCTGCTGAGTGGAAGGCTAGTGTGAGAGCAGAGTTCAGAGAAACCAGAAGGCGGATGAGCACAGACATCCATGACAAGCTCCAGAGGGCAGCAACCATGCGGAGCATGGAACGAAGGAGGCTGGGCCTGGATCAGAGAGCTCACTCCCTGGACATGCTGTCTCCAGAGAAAAGAGCCGTCTTCGCTAGCCTGGACACTGACCGCTTCAAAACATCTTCACAGGAAAGCATCGACGCCAAACTAAACAACCTGCGGCTCCGGATGTCCGAGCAGTACGACCAGCAAGGCTCCTCTGAGGATAACATCTtcaacagattcagttctttgaCCAGGTTGGCTAAGAGGAACAAAAACAAGGACCTCAAGAAGAACATTCCAGATGATGTCAAGAAAATATATGAGAATTTTGGGAGCTGCTCAACAGATGAAGAGAAAAGAGAAGACGAACAGGAAAAGGAGTGCAACACCAGCGTGCCAGACTTTGAAAACACACCGAGATCCGAGCTGCAGAATGGAAGTATACCCAATGTAACCAAAGAATACGATAACAAATAA
- the LOC117421938 gene encoding potassium channel subfamily K member 10 isoform X2, producing MAVQSSMPACDAKPNDHCPLPRLSISSRTTMVSSMDNSSPSPQTVMKWKTVLAIFVVVVAYLVTGGLVFRALEQPFESNQKNTIALEKSEFLQKHPCVKSGELEALIQHAIDAVSAGVSPIGETSNNMSHWDLGSAFFFAGTVITTIGYGNIAPSTEGGKIFCIFYALFGIPLFGFLLAGIGDQLGTIFVKSIARVEKVFRKKQITQTKIRVISTIMFILLGCIVFVTIPAVIFQSIEEWETLDSLYFVVITLTTVGFGDYVAGGNKIIHYREWYKPLVWFWILVGLAYFAAVLSMIGDWLRVISKKTKEEVGEIKAHAAEWKASVRAEFRETRRRMSTDIHDKLQRAATMRSMERRRLGLDQRAHSLDMLSPEKRAVFASLDTDRFKTSSQESIDAKLNNLRLRMSEQYDQQGSSEDNIFNRFSSLTRLAKRNKNKDLKKNIPDDVKKIYENFGSCSTDEEKREDEQEKECNTSVPDFENTPRSELQNGSIPNVTKEYDNK from the exons A TGGCTGTTCAATCTAGTATGCCTGCCTGTGATGCAAAACCCAATGACCACTGCCCACTCCCCAGGCTGTCCATATCCTCCAGAACCACCATGGTCTCCAGCATGGACAACAGCTCCCCCAGCCCGCAGACCGTGATGAAGTGGAAGACCGTGCTCGCCATCTTTGTCGTGGTGGTGGCTTACCTGGTGACTGGGGGACTTGTGTTCCGGGCTCTTGAACAGCCCTTTGAAAGCAACCAGAAGAACACGATAGCCTTGGAAAAATCGGAATTCCTCCAGAAACATCCTTGTGTGAAGTCAGGCGAACTTGAGGCCTTGATACAG CATGCTATTGATGCTGTGAGTGCTGGAGTGAGTCCGATAGGAGAGACATCCAACAATATGAGCCACTGGGACCTCGGGAGTGCTTTCTTCTTTGCTGGGACCGTAATTACCACCATAG GTTATGGAAACATTGCTCCAAGTACGGAAGGAGGTAAAATCTTTTGTATCTTTTATGCCCTATTTGGAATACCTCTGTTCGGATTTCTACTAGCTGGAATTGGGGACCAACTTGGGACAATATTTGTGAAAAGCATTGCAAGAGTGGAGAAGGTATTTAGG AAGAAGCAGATAACCCAGACCAAGATCCGAGTGATTTCTACAATCATGTTCATTTTACTAGGCTGCATCGTGTTTGTCACAATTCCAGCTGTGATTTTCCAATCCATCGAAGAGTGGGAGACGCTGGATTCTCTGTACTTTGTAGTGATCACCCTCACAACTGTAGGGTTCGGGGATTATGTTGCAG GTGGAAACAAAATAATCCATTACCGGGAGTGGTACAAACCGCTGGTGTGGTTCTGGATCCTGGTCGGCCTTGCTTACTTTGCAGCAGTGCTTAGCATGATCGGGGACTGGCTGAGAGTCATATCgaagaaaacaaaagaagag GTTGGTGAGATAAAAGCTCACGCTGCTGAGTGGAAGGCTAGTGTGAGAGCAGAGTTCAGAGAAACCAGAAGGCGGATGAGCACAGACATCCATGACAAGCTCCAGAGGGCAGCAACCATGCGGAGCATGGAACGAAGGAGGCTGGGCCTGGATCAGAGAGCTCACTCCCTGGACATGCTGTCTCCAGAGAAAAGAGCCGTCTTCGCTAGCCTGGACACTGACCGCTTCAAAACATCTTCACAGGAAAGCATCGACGCCAAACTAAACAACCTGCGGCTCCGGATGTCCGAGCAGTACGACCAGCAAGGCTCCTCTGAGGATAACATCTtcaacagattcagttctttgaCCAGGTTGGCTAAGAGGAACAAAAACAAGGACCTCAAGAAGAACATTCCAGATGATGTCAAGAAAATATATGAGAATTTTGGGAGCTGCTCAACAGATGAAGAGAAAAGAGAAGACGAACAGGAAAAGGAGTGCAACACCAGCGTGCCAGACTTTGAAAACACACCGAGATCCGAGCTGCAGAATGGAAGTATACCCAATGTAACCAAAGAATACGATAACAAATAA